The Triticum aestivum cultivar Chinese Spring chromosome 3A, IWGSC CS RefSeq v2.1, whole genome shotgun sequence genome includes a region encoding these proteins:
- the LOC123060221 gene encoding snurportin-1 → MAPPQHDPRRPYKRPAISDQQRRRDSALQTQSARRADAQARARSLANSLLSPQPSSPAAADQPPPSLEARDERGHDPTVADVASAAAKLRGPDQRRWFARQIMLPEWMVDAPPHFARDWHVSARPAGKRCMVVSSNGITISRLRNGTILHRFPSALPNGSKKGLSGPASSYSILDCIFHEPDETYYIVDMICWRGYSLYDCTAEFRFFWVNSKLTETSAGDPPSAYHRYRFSVVPMYESTLDGLQTAYSGSTPYVKDGLLFYNRHAHYQAGITPLTLVWKDNTCSQYLLDTDSEGQVPTEQHVVLELQEDGKLVTSDDPPIAFGSLDNEFIQKSNLRPGNLLRFSVRDESVKLVDGKMEIGELQLAGKLNRSRTFADSHSKVLFQYAARHAPLRIEDLVASVQSNSMEIESTDIEMQG, encoded by the exons atggcgccgccgcagcaCGACCCCCGCCGCCCCTACAAGCGCCCGGCCATCTCCGACCAGCAGCGCCGCCGCGACTCCGCACTCCAGACCCAGTCCGCCCGCCGCGCCGACGCCCAGGCGCGCGCGCGCAGCCTCGCCAACTCCCTGCTCTCTCCCCAaccctcctcccccgccgccgccgaccagccCCCGCCCTCCCTCGAGGCCCGCGACGAACGCGGCCATGATCCCACCGTCGCCGACGTCGCGTCGGCCGCAGCCAAGCTCCGGGGCCCCGACCAGCGCCGCTGGTTCGCCCGCCAGATCATGCTCCCCGAGTGGATGGTCGACGCCCCTCCCCACTTCGCCCGCGACTG GCATGTTTCTGCCAGACCTGCTGGCAAACGATGCATGGTCGTGTCGTCGAACGGCATCACGATTAGCAGGCTCCGTAATGGAACGATTCTTCACCGGTTCCCCTCCGCCTTGCCCAACGGGTCAAAGAAAGGGCTCTCTGGCCCTGCAAGCTCCTACTCTATCCTCGACTGCATATTCCATGAG CCTGATGAGACGTACTACATCGTTGATATGATTTGTTGGCGAGGCTATTCGCTGTATGACTGCACTGCCGAGTTCAGATTTTTCTGGGTGAACTCCAAGCTTACGGAGACTTCTGCTGGTGATCCTCCATCGGCATACCATCGGTATAGATTCAGTGTTGTCCCTATGTATGAGTCCACGCTTGATGGCCTTCAAACAGCATATTCGGGAAGCACACCTTATGTTAAAGATGGCTTGCTGTTCTATAACAG GCATGCACATTATCAAGCTGGAATTACACCCCTTACATTAGTATGGAAAGACAATACCTGCAGCCAATACCTTCTTGATACAGATAGCGAGGGACAAGTTCCAACTGAGCAACAC GTTGTGTTGGAGCTGCAAGAGGATGGAAAGCTAGTTACTTCTGATGATCCTCCAATTGCATTTGGTAGCTTGGACAACGAATTTATCCAGAAG TCAAACCTGCGGCCAGGGAACCTTCTTCGCTTCAGTGTAAGAGATGAAAGTGTGAAACTTGTGGATGGAAAGATGGAGATTGGTGAGCTGCAACTTGCCGGAAAGTTGAACCGCTCTCGTACTTTTGCTGACAGCCACTCCAAA GTTTTGTTCCAGTATGCTGCCAGGCATGCTCCTCTGAGAATTGAGGATCTGGTAGCTTCTGTTCAATCAAACAGTATGGAGATTGAATCCACAGATATTGAAATGCAAGGTTGA
- the LOC123060223 gene encoding uncharacterized protein — MAACLSPTLPRQAIHRRRCWTPKPSSPPSTATYNQRHRCRNIGTSSGAISARASPAAPVTQGLDADDFRHPLDKQNTLLLKAIPGLNDIGKALLGPVSEQVMVLQNIGSSVLVSENQLPELHQLMTEAAKILNTEAPDFYIRQNPVPNAYTLAINGKRPFVVVHTSLVELLTRKELQAVLAHELGHLKCDHGVWLTFANILTMGAYTVPGLGMVAGFLEEQLFRWLRAAELTCDRAALLVVQDPKVVISVLMKLAGGCPSLSDQLNVDAFLEQARSYDKASSNPVGWYIRNAQTRELSHPLPVMRAREMDEWSRSQEYRTLLQKMFRLSTLRCVVMDIEGTTTPISFVADVLFPYARANARAHLAATYHTQQTREDVALLRAQIDEDLAEGVTGAVALPPPDDIDQDKTIDGLVANVQAMIDADRKLTALKQLQGRVWRRGFESGEIKGEVYDDVVQALAEWDANGIKSYIYSSGSREAQRLIFGNTAAHGDLRRYLSAFFDTNVGGKKESRSYYEIWQTLGVDSPSQILFLTDVYQEATAARDAGLEVLISIRPGNAPLPEDHGFQTITSFAQIAT, encoded by the exons ATGGCGGCTTGCCTCTCCCCCACGCTCCCTCGCCAGGCCATCCACCGTCGCCGGTGCTGGACCCCCAAGCCTTCCTCCCCCCCCTCCACGGCCACCTACAACCAGCGCCACCGCTGCCGGAACATCGGAACTAGCTCCGGCGCCATCTCTGCCCGCGCCTCCCCTGCGGCCCCTGTCACCCAGGGCCTTGACGCCGATGATTTCCGCCACCCGCTCGACAAGCAG AACACTTTGCTGCTCAAAGCAATTCCAGGGCTCAATGATATAGGCAAGGCTTTGCTAG GGCCGGTTTCTGAGCAAGTTATGGTTCTTCAAAACATCGGATCGTCCGTTCTCGTCTCTGAAAACCAG TTGCCTGAACTTCACCAGCTTATGACCGAAGCTGCGAAAATCCTGAACACGGAAGCACCCGACTTCTACATACGGCAAAACCCTGTCCCTAATGCTTACACCTTGGCGATAAATGGGAAAAGGCCGTTCGTCGTCGTCCACACGAGCCTCGTGGAGCTGCTCACTAGAAAGGAATTGCAG GCTGTTTTGGCACATGAGCTGGGTCACCTCAAGTGCGATCATGGAGTCTGGCTTACCTTTGCCAACATACTAACAATGGGGGCATACACTGTCCCTG GTTTGGGTATGGTTGCCGGGTTCCTTGAAGAACAGCTGTTCAGGTGGCTGCGAGCCGCGGAGCTGACCTGCGACAGGGCGGCTCTTCTCGTAGTACAGGACCCCAAG GTTGTCATCTCAGTCCTGATGAAGCTCGCGGGAGGATGCCCGTCCCTGTCGGACCAGCTCAACGTGGACGCCTTCCTGGAGCAAGCCCGCTCCTACGACAAGGCCTCGTCGAACCCGGTCGGGTGGTACATCCG GAACGCTCAGACGAGGGAGCTGTCGCACCCTCTGCCCGTGATGCGAGCCCGCGAGATGGACGAGTGGTCGCGGAGCCAGGAGTACAGGACCCTGTTGCAAAAAATGTTTCG Tctatccactctt CGTTGTGTGGTGATGGACATCGAGGGCACCACCACCCCCATCTCCTTCGTCGCCGACGTGCTCTTCCCCTACGCGCGCGCCAACgcccgtgcccacctcgccgccacATACCACACCCAGCAGACCCGGGAAGATGTCGCCCTACTCCGCGCACAAATCGACGAGGATCTGGCAGAGGGGGTCACCGGCGCCGTCGCACTCCCACCGCCCGACGACATCGACCAGGACAAGACCATCGATGGCCTGGTGGCCAACGTGCAGGCCATGATCGACGCGGACCGGAAGCTCACGGCGCTCAAGCAGCTGCAGGGCCGCGTGTGGCGGCGGGGCTTCGAGAGCGGCGAGATCAAGGGGGAAGTCTACGACGACGTCGTCCAAGCTCTCGCGGAGTGGGACGCGAATGGCATCAAGAGCTACATCTACTCCAGTGGCAGCAGGGAGGCGCAGCGGCTCATCTTCGGCAACACCGCCGCCCACGGTGACCTCCGGCGATACCTCTCCGCCTTCTTCGACACCAACGTCGG TGGCAAGAAAGAGTCTCGCAGTTACTACGAGATCTGGCAGACTCTCGGCGTCGACAGCCCGTCCCAGATACTCTTCCTGACCGATGTCTACCAAGAAGCCACCGCCGCAAGGGATGCAG GTCTTGAGGTGCTAATATCGATCAGGCCTGGAAACGCGCCGCTTCCTGAGGATCACGGCTTCCAGACCATCACGTCGTTTGCTCAAATCGCCACCTGA
- the LOC123060220 gene encoding pentatricopeptide repeat-containing protein At3g09040, mitochondrial gives MSMVRVNPATAVLYSYKHIKRLAGGRPDQFDLASVMSACARLDILACGTQVHCDAVKSGFFSGAFCATALVNMYARCGCVGDARRVFGGIACPDTVCWTSMISGYHRAERYGEALSLFSRMLKMGSSPDQVTCVTVISILASLGRLDDARALLKRMPVPSTVAWNAVISSYAQQSGIEHEVFGLYKGMKRQGLWPSRSTFASMLSAAANMKAFVEGRQFHASSIRHGLDANVFVGSSLINLYAKCGCISEARYVFDFSRERNIVMWNVMLNGLVRNELQEEAIQMFWYMTRLGLEADEFTFVSVLGACAYLDSHCLGRQVQCVTIKNCMAASLLVANATLDMHSKFGAIDDAKTLFNLIPYKDNVSWNALIVGLAHNGEEEEAIGMLGLMNADGITPDEVSFATVVNACSNIRATETGKQIHCLAMKYSICSNHAVGSSLIDLYSKHGDVESCRKVLAQVDASSIVTINALIAGLVQNNRDDEAIQSFQQALRDGLKPSSITFSSILSGCTGLLSSIVGKQAHCYTMKSGLLNDDSSLGVSLFRIYLKSKMPEDADKLLTEIPDHKNLLEWTAIISGYAQNGYSSQSLLSFWRMRSYDVHSDEATFASILKACSEMTALNDGKEIHGLIIKSGFNSYETSTSALIDMYSKCGDITSSFEAFKQLENKQGITLWNSMIVGFAKNGYADEALMLFQKMQESQLKPDEVTFLGVLIACAHAGLISVGRHYFDSMNKVYGLKPRVDHYACFVDLLGRGGHLEEAEEVINQLPFRPDGVIWATYLAACRMHNDEERGKVAAKELTELEPENSSTYVLVSGLHAAAGNWGEAKIAREAMRENGVTKFPGCSWVTVGNKTSLFLVQDKKHSDSLSIYEKLDDLTGMMKKDDDIEEYDMLISAEMFT, from the coding sequence ATGTCAATGGTCCGGGTGaatccggcgacggcggttctttATTCGTACAAGCACATCAAGCGCTTGGCTGGTGGCCGGCCGGACCAGTTTGACCTCGCGTCGGTCATGTCAGCGTGCGCAAGGCTGGACATCCTCGCCTGCGGCACACAGGTGCACTGTGACGCGGTGAAGAGCGGCTTCTTCTCGGGCGCCTTCTGTGCGACGGCGCTGGTGAACATGTATGCCAGGTGCGGCTGCGTGGGGGATGCCCGCAGGGTGTTCGGCGGAATCGCATGCCCAGACACCGTGTGCTGGACGAGCATGATCTCTGGGTACCACCGAGCTGAAAGATATGGGGAAGCATTGTCTTTGTTCTCGAGAATGTTGAAGATGGGATCTTCTCCGGACCAAGTGACTTGTGTCACCGTCATTTCCATTCTTGCGAGCTTGGGTAGGCTGGATGATGCTAGGGCCTTACTGAAGAGGATGCCGGTGCCGAGCACGGTTGCTTGGAACGCTGTCATCTCCAGTTATGCGCAACAGAGTGGGATCGAGCATGAGGTTTTTGGATTGTATAAGGGTATGAAGAGGCAGGGATTATGGCCCAGTAGATCGACTTTTGCCAGCATGCTGAGCGCAGCAGCCAATATGAAGGCATTCGTTGAAGGTCGACAGTTCCATGCGTCCTCGATAAGGCATGGCTTGGATGCAAATGTTTTCGTGGGTAGTTCTCTGATCAACCTTTATGCGAAATGTGGTTGCATTAGTGAGGCGAGGTATGTGTTTGATTTCTCCCGTGAGAGGAACATTGTCATGTGGAATGTGATGCTCAATGGGCTTGTTCGAAATGAGTTACAAGAAGAGGCCATCCAAATGTTCTGGTATATGACAAGGCTTGGTCTTGAGGCTGATGAATTCACGTTCGTCAGTGTTCTTGGTGCATGTGCCTACTTGGATTCACATTGCCTGGGAAGACAAGTGCAGTGCGTGACAATCAAGAATTGCATGGCTGCAAGCTTGCTTGTTGCTAATGCAACATTAGATATGCACTCCAAATTTGGAGCTATAGATGATGCGAAAACATTATTCAATCTGATTCCCTACAAGGATAATGTATCCTGGAATGCCCTTATAGTTGGACTTGCACATAATGGAGAAGAGGAAGAAGCAATTGGTATGCTTGGATTGATGAATGCGGATGGTATAACACCAGACGAGGTGTCTTTTGCTACTGTAGTGAATGCATGTTCCAATATTCGAGCTACTGAGACTGGAAAGCAAATCCACTGCCTAGCAATGAAGTAtagtatctgctcaaatcatgctGTGGGTAGCTCTCTGATTGATTTATATTCTAAGCATGGAGATGTGGAATCTTGTAGGAAGGTTTTGGCACAGGTAGATGCAAGTAGTATAGTCACAATAAATGCTCTGATTGCGGGTCTTGTGCAGAACAATAGAGATGATGAAGCTATACAGTCATTTCAGCAGGCTCTTAGAGATGGTTTAAAGCCTTCCAGCATTACATTTTCAAGCATTCTTTCTGGTTGCACTGGACTTCTCAGTTCAATTGTTGGCAAACAAGCTCATTGTTACACAATGAAGTCTGGTCTTCTGAATGATGATTCTTCCCTTGGTGTTTCATTGTTCCGGATATATTTGAAGTCCAAAATGCCTGAGGATGCTGACAAACTCTTGACAGAGATTCCAGATCACAAAAACCTGCTTGAGTGGACAGCTATCATTTCAGGGTATGCTCAAAATGGTTACAGTTCTCAATCATTGCTATCATTTTGGAGAATGCGCAGTTATGATGTTCACTCAGATGAGGCGACATTCGCTAGTATTCTCAAAGCTTGTTCAGAGATGACAGCTCTTAACGACGGGAAAGAGATACATGGGCTCATCATTAAATCTGGATTTAATTCTTATGAAACTTCAACTAGTGCCCTCATAGACATGTACTCCAAGTGTGGGGATATCACCTCATCCTTTGAAGCCTTCAAACAATTGGAAAACAAGCAAGGCATCACATTATGGAACTCCATGATTGTTGGATTTGCAAAGAATGGTTATGCTGACGAGGCACTTATGCTTTTTCAGAAAATGCAGGAGTCACAACTAAAGCCTGATGAAGTTACATTCCTTGGTGTCCTAATCGCTTGTGCTCATGCTGGCTTAATTTCTGTGGGTCGGCATTACTTTGATTCTATGAACAAAGTCTATGGATTAAAGCCTAGAGTAGATCATTATGCGTGTTTTGTTGATCTCCTTGGACGAGGTGGTCATCTTGAAGAGGCTGAAGAAGTTATTAACCAGTTGCCCTTCAGACCTGATGGTGTGATCTGGGCGACATACCTTGCAGCATGCAGAATGCACAATgatgaagaaagggggaaagttgcagCAAAAGAACTTACTGAGTTGGAACCAGAAAACTCGTCTACATATGTGTTGGTTTCAGGCTTACATGCTGCAGCTGGTAACTGGGGTGAAGCTAAGATAGCCAGAGAAGCAATGCGGGAAAATGGAGTAACAAAATTTCCAGGATGTAGTTGGGTCACAGTAGGGAACAAGACAAGCTTATTTCTTGTACAAGACAAGAAACACTCTGACTCTCTTAGCATCTATGAAAAGCTTGATGATCTTACTGGAATGATGAAGAAAGATGATGACATTGAGGAGTATGATATGCTTATTTCAGCTGAAATGTTTACTTGA